TCAGGTTTTTTATAAGTGTGGGTTCTTCGATTTGGATCCCTTCGCTCTTCAGGACGTTCGCAAGGCTCTTGGAGCGATCAGTAGTAAGCTGATCCTTGATATCGTCAGTGAGCGACTTTCCTGTTTTTGAGTCGATTTGGCACCAGGGTTTTTTCGAGACTTTATGGACATTCCTAAAGTCTATGCATAGTTCGTTCTTGTAAAGCAGAATCTCAAGAGCTATCTCGTAGTGTGGGTTCTCACACAGGTTATTATAGTCCTGGAACATTTGCTTCATGGCAAAGTTGTTATTATCTGGGAAGGAAAGCCTCCTGGGGGGACTCTCTAAGAGGTTTATGGAGCTGATCAAAAGCTCCAGTACTTTCCCAAGCTTCTCGATAAATTTTTGGGCATCATCGATTATTTGAAGCTCTTCGAGAAGTTCTAAAATGTAGCCTAGATTATTTTCAATAGATTGGATCTGGGAAAGCAGAAATTTCGTACCCGTATTCATCCTCAGGAGGACCTGTTTGCCCTTGTGAAATTCTGGAAACTTCACAATGGCTTTAAAATCTAACAGGTACTGGCCCTGTCTCGTCACTATGCCCTTTACAGAAGGCCCATTGGTACCGCCGTTGACTCCGCTACTTATGGGCATCTTGAACACTTGATCGCTGTGTAACATTTCTAAACATTTCTCCACGTTATCCAGAATGTTGGGCAGTTCAGGCTTCACGATCTCGTTTACCAGCCAAAAACGCTCAGCAGCAAGGTCCTTCACGAAATCATACTGATCGGGGCCACCAAACAAGTCATTGGGATATAGTTCTGTGGTCATCTTGCTtgattttatcaattgataTCTGCTCTGTCAATTAGGGCGATTTTTCAGTTAAGATAGAACAAACTCCCTCTTTATACAGTCCCCTGCAGGAAAGTACACAATAAGAGGAATCGAGATGAGTGGTTTGACGTTAAGGTACAATACCGCAAGAGGTGCTTTAAGTAGAAATTGTATGCAACAAAGGCGTCACTTTCTTGTTGCAACGGCCATGACGCTGGGAGGCCTCATATTTGGCAAACAAGCCAGATTAGCAAATGCCATGGACAGAGGAGAATTGCACaacaagaatgatgattatGAACTACAACGCAAGGAGGATACTGATAGAAGATTGCGGGCTCTTAGAAACAGTAGGCCTATAGAACCAAGGTACGAGGGTCATGTCCCACTATACACTCATGAAAAATTACTGCTCTTCGCCATATCAGGTCTAAGATCGTACTTCCACCCTGAGAATGGTTTAAatattgttcaattggGCGAGGCATCTGCTATCACCCCGTTCTTGGAGAACTTGAAGACTACAATGTTATCAGACAAGACTGGGAGACGGATTTTGAAGGAGCAGCCTAACATCACCTCTGACACACTGGATATGAATAGATTGAGTAAAATGCCAAAGACAACCCTAGGTTATACTTACTACAAGTGGTTAAAGAAGGAAGGAGTGTCACCAGACACTAGAGAACCTGTCAAGTACATTGATGATCCTATCCATGCTTACGTTTTTAAGAGATACAGACAATGTCATGATTTTTACCATGCCATCAATGATTTGCCTATTATAATTGAAGGCGAGATTGCCATCAAGGCTCTGGAAGCTGCGAATATGGGGGTTCCCATGGCAGGTTTAGGGGCTCTCTTGGCGCCATTGCGTCTGAAACCTATTCAAAGAGAGAGGTTGTATGATATATACTTGCCATGGGCTGTGAGAATGGGTTTGAGTTGC
Above is a window of Torulaspora delbrueckii CBS 1146 chromosome 6, complete genome DNA encoding:
- the RAV2 gene encoding Rav2p (similar to Saccharomyces cerevisiae RAV2 (YDR202C); ancestral locus Anc_8.410), with product MTTELYPNDLFGGPDQYDFVKDLAAERFWLVNEIVKPELPNILDNVEKCLEMLHSDQVFKMPISSGVNGGTNGPSVKGIVTRQGQYLLDFKAIVKFPEFHKGKQVLLRMNTGTKFLLSQIQSIENNLGYILELLEELQIIDDAQKFIEKLGKVLELLISSINLLESPPRRLSFPDNNNFAMKQMFQDYNNLCENPHYEIALEILLYKNELCIDFRNVHKVSKKPWCQIDSKTGKSLTDDIKDQLTTDRSKSLANVLKSEGIQIEEPTLIKNLMSSFNTESTTLSQAQNYLNRCVTFNGKVVMECEKIAMTTSDPSLISITSKLSALENSVSTFYTNLKI
- the COQ4 gene encoding ubiquinone biosynthesis protein COQ4 (similar to Saccharomyces cerevisiae COQ4 (YDR204W); ancestral locus Anc_8.411), whose translation is MSGLTLRYNTARGALSRNCMQQRRHFLVATAMTLGGLIFGKQARLANAMDRGELHNKNDDYELQRKEDTDRRLRALRNSRPIEPRYEGHVPLYTHEKLLLFAISGLRSYFHPENGLNIVQLGEASAITPFLENLKTTMLSDKTGRRILKEQPNITSDTLDMNRLSKMPKTTLGYTYYKWLKKEGVSPDTREPVKYIDDPIHAYVFKRYRQCHDFYHAINDLPIIIEGEIAIKALEAANMGVPMAGLGALLAPLRLKPIQRERLYDIYLPWAVRMGLSCKPLINVYWEEILDKDINELREELGISSPPDLREIRKERSRIRKELKMKYENHEM